The Leptolyngbyaceae cyanobacterium genomic sequence TTGTTACAGAATCATGAGATAGCGATATGGAGAGATGAGGGGAGGAGAAAAGGGGGAAAATTTGTGAGTTCTCAGTTCTGAGTTCTGAATTCTGAATTCTGACTCTTGACTCCTGCCTTCAGCCTTCATCCTTCACACTTCATCCTTTACTAAGTGTCACAGCCAAATGCCGAAATCCCATAAATTACTGATACCAAAGTGGGAGCAATACCAATATTTGAGGTCTATATGCCCCACTATTTAGAAAAAACTAGCCCGTACCAGCTGCGTAAATTTTCGGCATTAGTTTAAACTCCATACAGATTCAGAGGAGTGAATAGATGAATTTGCGTCGAGATGCTTTAGAAGTTCTTAAAGAAACCAGTAGGACTTTCTACATACCAATCAGTCGTTTGCCCCAAAAGCTACAAGCCGCCGTAGCCTCAGCATATCTCTGTATGCGCGCGATCGATGAAATTGAAGACCACCCAGACTTAGATAACGTCGCCAAAGGCAAACTATTGCGGAGTATCAGTTTAGGCTTACAAGCAGCCGCAGAAGGAGGTGACCTGAAAGATTTCTCCCTACCATCATCCATGCACGGGTGCGAGTTACCAGAAGTATCGATTCGGGTAGGAGAATGGGCAATGCTGGCTCCAGACAGCATTGCGCCTCGCGTTTGGGATGCTACCGCAGCAATGGCCGATCGCATGGCATACTGGGCTACCAATAGCTGGACGATTAACACCGAAGCCGACTTAAATCGCTACACCTTTAGCGTTGCCGGCGCAGTAGGAGTATTACTCTCCGACCTGTGGGCTTGGTACGATGGCACTCAGACCGATCGAATCCAAGCGATCGGATTTGGTCGAGGATTACAAGCAGTCAACATCTTGCGTAATCACAACGAAGATCTCGTCCGTGGCGTCAACTTCTTCCCAGATGGCTGGACGGCAAACGATATGCAGATTTACGCTCGACGCAATCTCAAACTAGCTGACGCCTACACCACATCTTTACCATCAGGGCCAGCCTTGAACTTCTGCCAAATTCCCCTCACCTTAGCCCACGCCACCCTCGACGTACTCGCTCACGGTGAAAGCAAACTCAGTCGCAGCGCTGTTTTAGCTTTAATTTCTAAAGTAACGGGCGCTTAGGGAAATAGGGAGATGGGGGGATGAGGGGATGGGGAATGGGGAGATGGGGAGAAAAAGAAAATAAATTAATTTTTATCCTTATATCCTTCAGACTTCACCCTTCAGCCTTCAGACTTCATCCTTCATCCTTTCCCCCCTTTCCCTAGCCCCTTCCGAAACTGCTATAAATACGAACAAGTTTCATATAGTGAGGAGAAACACGGATGACTGCCAAGCTAAAAACTTTCGAGCAGCCAGTGCCAGAA encodes the following:
- a CDS encoding phytoene/squalene synthase family protein, which codes for MNLRRDALEVLKETSRTFYIPISRLPQKLQAAVASAYLCMRAIDEIEDHPDLDNVAKGKLLRSISLGLQAAAEGGDLKDFSLPSSMHGCELPEVSIRVGEWAMLAPDSIAPRVWDATAAMADRMAYWATNSWTINTEADLNRYTFSVAGAVGVLLSDLWAWYDGTQTDRIQAIGFGRGLQAVNILRNHNEDLVRGVNFFPDGWTANDMQIYARRNLKLADAYTTSLPSGPALNFCQIPLTLAHATLDVLAHGESKLSRSAVLALISKVTGA